In Gigantopelta aegis isolate Gae_Host unplaced genomic scaffold, Gae_host_genome ctg1618_pilon_pilon, whole genome shotgun sequence, the DNA window TATGTAAAATTGTAAGTCATCTTGAAGAGAtgataaaaagtaataaatgtaaaattaattgacATAGCAAGACATATTAAATTACTACCCTGGCTATCTGAAGAAAAGGAACTGGACAAATTGATTGAAGTTACAACCATTgatgaatgtttgtttgaaaTAGAGCCTTACTACTGCTTTCCTTAGTAACTGTGAATTAATAGAGAGCATTGTTAATACATTCCTTCCTGAAAGTGACCTACAAACTGAATTTGCCAAGTATTTAGAAGAACTTGAAGTATTTGATAAATCATCTGAACTACAACACATCCAGAGTGCTATTGAAGAAGCAACATACCAAATCATGAAATCACCTCGTTTTTGCAAAGTAGAGATCAAATTACAAAGAAGATGTGGGAGAATGACATTAGACATTTTTCGTAAGCttataaaattatctttttcCTATGATGGACAATGTTTTAGTCACATTTATATCAAACAAGgatgtatttgtgttatttttttaatacctcGCTCACAATCACAACTTCTCTTCAAAATTTAATCTGAGAAAAGAGAGTTCATGTATCAAGTtggtattttcaaaataataataaacgaacAACCTATCTTAATAAAAGAAGAGGATATAACATTAAACTTTGAACAATCACTACTTCAAGCAGCACAAGCTGGTAATGATAATGTTGTTACAATACTACTGGAGTTAGGAGCCAATGTTGACTACCAGAATGAAGAAGGAGGAACAGCACTAATATTTGCCAGTCACAATGGCCATTACCAAGTCCTTGAGTGtcttctcaaagaaaatgctgATCCTAATCTTTGAAAACGAGTTGGTGTGTTTAAGTGCTTTAATGATTTGCCAGTCTAAATGGCCATTACCAAGTTGTTAAGCTCCTTCTCAATAAAAAAAGCTGATCCTCACCTACAAACAAAAGAAGGTTGGACTGCATAATATTTGCCAGTGAGAATGGCCATTACCAAGTGGTAGAGCttcttctcaaagaaaatgttgatCCTAATATTCAAACACAAGATGGTGTGACTGCTTTAATGTTTGCCAGTCTGAAATGGTCATTATCAGTTGTTGAGCTTCTACTTAAAGAAAAATCTGATCCAAATCTTCAGGACCAAGAAGATGGACTGCTTTAATTTTTGCCAGTCAGAATGGTTATTATCAAGTTGTTGAGCTTCTTCTCAAAAGAAACGCTGATCCTCATCTTCAAACACAAGATGGTTGACTGCTGTAAATGTTTGCCAGTCAGAATGGTCATTATGAAGTTGTTTAGCTTATTCTCAGAGAAAATGCTGATCCTAATCTTCAAAGGCAAGATGGTTGGACTGCTTTAATGTTTGCAAGTCAGAATGGTCATTACCTAGTCCCGTCATTGAGCATATTCTCCAAAAAAAGCTGATCCTAATCTTCAAAGACAAGATGGCGTGACTGCTTTAATGTTTTGCCAGTGATAATGGCCATTACCAAGTCATTGAACTTCTTCTCGAAGAAGAAAATGCTAATCCTAACCTTCAAAGACAAGATGGTTGGACTGCTTTAATGTTTGCCAGTCAGAATGATCATTTGCAAGTCATTGAGCTTCTTCTCAAAAAAAGGGCTGATCCTAATCTTCAAACACAGACAGGTTCAACTGCTTTAATGTTTGCCAGTGATAATGGAAATTTCGAAGTAGTTGAGCTTCTTCTCAAGGAAAAAGCTGATCCTAATCATCAAACACCAAAAGGATCGACTGGCTTTAATGTTTGCCAGTGATAATGGccattaccaaattgttgagCTTCTTCTCAAAAAAAGGGCTGATCCTAATCTTCAAACACAGACAGGTTCAAACTGCTTTAATGTTTGCCAGTGATAATGGAAATTTCGAAGTAGTTGAGCTTCTTCTCAGGAAAAAGCTGATCCTAATAGTCAAACAACAAAAGGATCGACTGCTTTAATGTTTGCCAGTGATAATGGccattaccaaattgttgagCTTCTTCTCAGTAGAAATAGTGATTTAAATCTTTCAAACACAAATTGGTTTGGACTGCTTAATGTTTGCTAGTAAGAATGGCCATTACCATGTCGTTGAGCTTCTTCTCAAAGAAGTGCTGACCCTAACCTTCAACGACAAGATGGGTGGACTGCTTTAATGTTTGCCAGTCAGAATGGTCACTATCAAGTGGTTGAGCTTCTTCTTAAAGAAAATGCTAATGCTAATCTTCAAACACAGAAAGGTTCAAGTGCTTTAATGTTTGCCAGTGATAATGGTCATTATCAAGTCATTGAGCTTCTTCTCAAAGGAAAATCTGATCCTAATTTTGAAGACCAAGAAGGTTGGACTGCTTAATGTTTGCTAGTCAGAATGGTCATTACCAAGTTGTTGAGCTTCTTCTCAAGAAAGTGCTGATCCTAATCTTCAGGAACAAGATAGTGTGACTGCTTTAATGTTTGCCAGTGAGAATGGCCATTACCAGGTTGTAGAGATTCTTCTCAAAGAAAGTGCTGATCCTAACCTTCAAGACCAAGATGGTTGGACTGCTTTAATGTTTGCTAGTGAGAATGGCCACTACCAAATCATAGAGCTTCTTCTCAAAGAAAAATGCCGATCCTAACCTTCATACACAAGATGGTGTGACTGCTTTAATGTTTGCTAGTCAAATGGTTATTACCGATTAGTTCAGCttcttctcaaagaaaatgctgATCCTAATCTTCAAAGAGAAGATGGTATGACTAGTTTAATGTTTTGCCAGTCTGAATGGCCATACAGAGTTGTTGAGCttcttctcaaagaaaatgctaATCCTCATTTTCAAGCCCAAGATGGTATGACTGCTTTAATGTTTGCCAGTGAGAATAGCCATTACCAAGTCATTGAACTTCTTCTCAAAGAAAGTGCTGACCCTAATCTTCAAAAACAAGATGGTTGGACTGCTATAATGTTTGCTAGTAAGAATGGTCATCACCCAGTTGTAGAGCTTCTTCTAAAAGAAAAAGCTGATCCTAATCTTCAAACACAGAAAGGTTCAACTGCTTTAATGTTTGCCAGTGATAATGGTCATTATCAAGTCATTGAGCTTCTTTTCAAAGTAAATGCTAATCATAATCTTCAAACTCAGGAAGGTTGGACTGCATTGATGTATGCAAGTGAGAATGACCATTATGAAGTTGTCGAGCTTCTTCTGAAAGAAAATGCTGATCCTAATCTTCAAACACAAGATGGTTGGACTGCTTTAATGTTTGCCAGTCAGAATGGtcattaccaaattgttgatcTTCTTCTTAAAGAAAGTGCTGATCCTCATCTTGAATCACAAGAAGGTTGGACTGCTTTAATGCTTGCCAGTCAGAATGGCCATACCAAGTCATTGAGCTTCTTCTTAAAGAAAATGCTGATCCTAATCTTCAAGATGAAGAGGTATGACTGCTTTAATGTTTGCTAGTCAGAATGGCCATACCCAAGTCATTGAGCTTCTTCTCCAAAAAAATACTGATCCTAATCTTCAAGATCAAGATGGTTGGACTGCTTTAATGTTTTGCTAATCAGAATGGCCATTACCAAGTCTTTGAGCTTCTTCTTAAAGAAAATGCTGATCATAAATCTTAAAGACCAACATGGTGAGACAAATTTAATGTTTGCCTGTCAGAATGGCTATCATGAACTCATTGAGCTActtctcaaagaaaatgctgATCCTAATGTTCAAAATCAATATGGTGTAACTGCTCTAATGTTTGCTGGTCAGAATGGCCATAACCAAGTTGTTGAGCTTCTTCTCAAAAAAAATGCTGATCCTAATCTTCGAGATCTAGATGGTGTGACTGCTCTAATGTTTGCAAGTCAGAATGGCCATTATCAGGTTGTTGAGCttcttctcaaagaaaatgctgATCCTAATCTTCAAGATCTAGATGGTGTGACTGCTCTAATGTTTGCAAGTCAGAATGGCCATTATCAGTTGTTGAGCttcttctcaaagaaaatgctgATCCTAATCTTCAAGATCTAGATGGTGTGACTGCTCTAATGTTTTGCAAGTCAGAATGGTCATTACCAAGTTGTTGAGGAtcttctcaaagaaaatgctgACCCTAATTTTCAAGACCAAGATGGTTGGACTGCTTTTAATGTTTGGCAGTCAAATGGCCATTATGAAGTCGTTGAGTTTCTTCTTAAAGAAATGCTGATCTTAATCTTCAAACACAAAGAAAATTCAACTGCTTTGACACATGCAAGTGAGAATGGCCATTACCAAGTTGTCGAGCTTCTTCTCAAAGAAAAAGCTGATCCTAACATTCAAACACTAGGTGGCTGGACTGCTTTAATTGTTaccagtcaaaatggtcattacCAAGTTGTTGAGCttcttctcaaagaaaatgctgATCCTAGTCTTCAAACACAATGTGGTTGGACAGCATCAACATTGCTAGTCAGAATGGTCATATTGAAATAGCTCATTTATTAGAAAAGTACATTGATCCTAGTAGTAGTTCTTGTAAAGAATTAGATCAATCAATAAACCCAACCAATAGAAAGTACAAACTCTGCTATTTTAATACCTGATCAACAGACAGAAGAACCTAATAAACAACTACAAAATATAAAGACAACAGAGTCTGTAGTTGAACAAGATGTTCTTCCACACTTGACTATCCACTCCTCATCTCTAAAGCAATCTTTTCAAAATCGTTTAATAAAATCTATTAAAGAACCATTTCATACTTTTAAAGATACTAAGAAGAAGGAGATCAGAGATAACAAATCAACAATTTTACAACAGGCACAACTTCAACATCACTCTACATTGATTCAGCTACCATTACGTATTTTAAGAAAGAAGTCGAAAAAGATGCAAACAAAAGATCATGTTACAACAAAGAATAaatagttgttattattaacatgttttgttatgtgtttggaaaaatcacaaaataataattatcacaaaaatagtataatattaggcttttaattatatctatctgacatcaatgcataaaataaatatataatataagaaacaaatgtttattgCATGTTTTCTTATATACGAATGATAAaactattacattatatatattgtaatattgtataAAAGGTTTCTATATACAACAACATCACGCTAATGATAGGACACGATTTATTGATTATAATACTGCAATTGCTATATAGACTTGATAATGGCCTTTCTGACTGGTAAACATTAAATGATAGAAGAAgagatatataataaatacttaCATCAATTATATCGTTAGTGTGTCTTTTGAGtgtactatttaaaaaacattgactattacatcaataaatataattatactacCAGTACTACCAGTACAATGACGTCATAATATATagatgaatataataataatcaatgaaTCATCTACTCATCCTATCAAGACTATCTAGCTGGCTAGACTAAGAGACGACATCTATGAGTTATAATCATTTCATGAGGAAAAACGAAAGTCATTAAACGAAAGTTCGTAGAGCCTGTATAGACTATACTTCCACGAGCCCTGCTGTTGATTCGTGTTATTTGTTAGTAACCTTTGTTCCTATTTCTGTTCCCATTTATCTTGTCtactattaataaaaaacagGTATCTTTACCTTACATTATCAGTTGAATTAATAGCATACTGTAATATTGTCAATAATCAATCTTATTTCTATATAGGCACCAAAGCATCAGAATGAAACAAAATCAAAGAGAAATGTAAgattatatatgtttaattaattatgaaGAAAGTCATTAactatattataatagttaacGTAGACAACTTTTATACAGTCAAAAAGGTAAAGAGCATATTTAGGATTACTAGGTAGTATGAATAACAAAGtaagaaatgaaatgagaatacaaaacaaaagttatggCTAGACATTATATACAGAGAAGCTatgcaaaataattaaatagccCTAATAAAGGGGTCCTCTTaagtatttatacatgtaaatggtaGTGTTAAGTATGTTCTTCTAGTACTAAATGCAAATATTATAGATGATTTATAGTATACAGAGTTGTcacatattttgttaattatatggatatatatatatatatatatatatatatatatatatatatattactatatatatataatataagttatatatattgtatagtgACTATTCACTTGCTGTCAAGATTTATTCACTATGGAACAGAGTGATCTTCAACTCTAGAAACTCCTcagacatcatcatcatcataatcctAGTTCTATTGCtaataatatatcattaataatatatgaagTCATTTTAAGAAGTTGGAAGGTACTTATACAATTATActtctctgtatgtctgtctgtttgtctctcagTCTCTCTGTTTGTCCATCTGTCTCAAACCTTCTTAAGGAAATAATGCATTCATCTCACACTAATAACAGTTCCAGTCATACTAATCAAATAGATTCATTAGGAGTGAAAAACTCTTATTGGTGTCTCaatttgtacatgtaataaatattatatatacatacatattacctATTCCTCCCTTTAATTCTTTaactctatctctctctttagaaagcaaaacaatttaatatctATTAAAGAGGAATGTGTCAGAAATAGTAGGTATGTTGTAATAAATACACAGTATATCAAAAGGCATGGTttatctgggggggggggggggtgtggagTCTAGGTATGTTTCCTTCCCAAGAGCACTCCATAAAAACATTAGAAATTGGTGTATTTCCAAACACGTTGGTAGACACACATGATGTCATCATAATTGCTTTATCCAACACTACTTTAATACTGGACTTTATGATATAGATAACATTAGACATAAAAGATGGCACACAGTTTGTGTCAAAAATAATATTGCAATAATAGAGGCTTTCATGTGGTAATTGACTGTACGGAATACCTTTATACTGTTACTAGACCCCACCCAAACACTTAAACGTTAAGTATGAAGCTGAGGGTGAACATTCtaattccaatttttttttttcgtttttacttaattttttaCTTTAAGAATTGAGCATGAGTGAGATATTTCCAGTTGGGTTGGGTTTCTTTTGGTTATGCATTataagtctgtactatgtatagCCAGTAGTGAGCCACTCCCATtattacaacattaattttgaCTCAAAATATATGCTACTGTCACTgctacaataaaacaaacatctaACTAGGTAAAAAGGGGTTGGCCAAACAAATATAGTCTTTCTGTGCACAACCTTACATATACCCACTCCATCCCAAATCTCCAGATTAAAACCCTGAATGGGCATGACCATACACTATCCCTAGACACATGCCCATGTTCTTATACTAGACATGAGACTGAAATTATaggaataaagataaaaaatatgtatatgcatgACATAACAGTAACAATCAATCAACAGGGGACAATGAGGAAAGACTGTTAACTATTTCATAGTGAACTTCAACAAGTCAGACTGTACTAGGGAGCTGGCTATAGTGAGAAAATATCCTCAAACTGTTACTAGTATAGAGTATAGAGTATTGTTTACCTCCAAAACTACTTGTACAGGATATCAAGAAACTGGATGGGATACATACAGATCAGAAAGAATGTATAATGGATGTCACTCTCCAAATCAAAGAACTTACTCTGATGTAAAAGTAAAACACATAATGGTATATACTATGAGCAGTAGattcacatttaaaacaataacatgtcTTAATGGCAAATCTACAATTTTCATTAATGGCTAACATTTACGAAATGTAAAGTTTGTCAACAAACTTTAATTAGAACCAAAATGGATGCACGAATGAttgatacatttaaaatatagaaTTTTAAAGCTAACACTGGCAGATCTGAGTCCATAGAGCTAGTACTCTATACTCTATGATAGCTGTCTCCTACATACATAGGGTAGTTTTGCTtatttgtaatgtatatattaatatgcaaCTGTTCAATCTATTGCTGTTTATAATTGTTGAAAATGGTTGGAAAAAATGCTGATGCAGACTCAGAAAATACAATAGAACAATGAGGCAATAGTTCTACATATATACCCTGTACTGAAATAAGGCACAGTTGATATTGCAGTAGGTGTGAGCAACTGTGAGTACACTAGTACAGGCCAAAGTAAATGCAAAAGACAATCTTTGATTTATGTTTTGAGAGTTGTAGAGTGTGACTGCTGGTTTTGCAATTTAGTTTGATATGGATTACAGGAAGATATAATTAGAAAAAGTAGCTTTCATATCTTAGCCACAATTTAGTGGATAAAGGGcaaataaacactttaaatattaGCACAATTCAAGACAAATGCAAGTAATTCTAAAAATTAGATCcaattaatatatgtaaaattaaacatcaaaagttgaaaatgttctaagttattataaacatatttctattacatttaaaaaaagatatgtttttgttattccaAACAGCTTACTGACTCATGGTGGAACTTATTATCCAGGATCCATTGAAAACTATAATATGACAATGTTGTAATGATAGCACAAGGAGAAGCTCTTCAGTCAGTGAGACATCATGGATGTTGTCACCAAATATCTATTATATAGTTAGTGTTATGTTGAACTGAAATTAAAGGAACTTCCAATATGTCCTTTAATTTTTGACTTTTAGCTACAACATTAACTTTACTTTGGATTGGATTGGCTGACATTCTCgtagtttaaataataaagttaagatttattaaataaaaaaaaaaacatgtttgtgttgcccaaacgattcctactcgctcacccactcaggcttccacttaggctccaggattccctgctattgctagctgggaccgccacctggcttggtaaccctcgtcttcgcgaggtaatcctggctggagcatcgccctaacttaaaaccagccgtacgggattccagctcttagggaatgtcgcattcaggaaccgggaaccacaaatacaccagcctcttcTCGTTAAAAGGaggactaccagccctatcctagtcggcctttcggatactccgtagagtatgctggtaaccatctcagaggtctgatgcattgcagaacgctggcccacaacacaacctatccaaggtggttttcatttcctttttattgtactgcagattttgtcttcatggTCTTGTGGGGCGCGCTGTTTGTCGCCTATGAATATCATTAAGGCTAGTTTGTGATTACCAGCGTCAGTGAGCTAATGACACCTATGAACATGATTACTATAGCATCGATGAGACTGCTAAAGAAATTAATACTACTAAATACTGTAACTTTTAATGGCCAAGAATAAAACTAGCCCTACTTAAGCAAACTAGAACAACactactaattataataatttttatcctattttaattttataggggcttaaaaaaataaaaattattaactaaACACTCTTCTTCATTATCTAAATTTATAACAGCTCCTTTAGTTCCTCAAGTGCTCCAGCTTGGATAACTTTCTTAGCCAATGGCTTTCAACTTACCTTGTTGTAGCTATAATTAGCTAATTATATAGGGTCAACCTAACTGTCTATATAACAGTTAATACAGAAATGGAAATTCATGATTTTATGTCTCAATTTTATAAGAAGTTGTGGCATAAGTttaagcttttaaaaaaaagtccaaTGTAAAAAATGTAGTACATCAAGAGAAACCAGGTAAATATTAAGTTATAAGCACAAAGTTAAAAATACCAGTCAAACAGGGTTTtcgatataataattatataatatatattatcagtCACAAAGGCTTAACAAACTGCCAAATATCAGGACATTGCCCCTTCACAAGATCAGTGTACATTAATTGAGAAATTAATATTAGAAGTACCTGAAGATCTTACACCTAATGAAGAGAGATAAAATGAAGCCTCACCTCTTTCTTTATCTCCCACTTCCAGAAGGGAGTTGACCCCTGTCCCTCGTTTGCCGTTATGATGTCCATATATGCTTGAATGACCTAAAATCATTTTCTCAGACTGTATACCATATAgtcatacacatatatatgtatactatatGGTTAGTCATAGTATTTACTTCATCTGTTAGTAGTCCATTGTAGTGAGACATATAATAGATGACATAGACAGTGGTTGTTTCTATTGCCTACAGTTTTACTTTTCTATATGAAAAGTGCATGTACATTTGAACCTTCATCTGATTGATAGTCTCCCTATTAAAatcatgaataaaataaaaaaaatgattgaGACATCTAAACTGACAAGAGTTTTTTCTTTATGACATAAATATTGTACCCTATATTGTACAGGAGTGGAGAAAGCTCAATGAGCTGCCCCAGGTCATTGCAAATGAAGTGCTAAAATTGCAGCAATTCATGATCAttgaaaaaagaataaaatagaTGTGTTATTGTATACACAAATGAAATGGCTATCCTTAAATTATTGCCCAGGCCATGGACCTGAAGGCCTGGGTGGAATCTCCAGGCCTGTTGTATaatttatagacattatattacaatatgtttCTTTTCAATAACAACATGTAGAATAGTTAAAGTATTGGACTAAGGCCTtttaattagttgttaattagatcaattaaaaatcaataatgtTGGTCATACCTGTGTGGTATTTCCCGCCAATTTGTCACAAGCTTCTGTTGACTGGTT includes these proteins:
- the LOC121391078 gene encoding ankyrin repeat domain-containing protein 29-like, translated to MFASQNGHYQVVELLLKENANANLQTQKGSSALMFASDNGHYQVIELLLKGKSDPNFEDQEVQLLLKENADPNLQREDGMTSLMFCQSEWPYRVVELLLKENANPHFQAQDGMTALMFASENSHYQVIELLLKESADPNLQKQDGWTAIMFASKNGHHPVVELLLKEKADPNLQTQKGSTALMFASDNGHYQVIELLFKVNANHNLQTQEGWTALMYASENDHYEVVELLLKENADPNLQTQDGWTALMFASQNGHYQIVDLLLKESADPHLESQEGWTALMLASQNGHTKSLSFFLKKMLILIFKMKRYDCFNVC